In Neofelis nebulosa isolate mNeoNeb1 chromosome 10, mNeoNeb1.pri, whole genome shotgun sequence, one DNA window encodes the following:
- the LOC131488636 gene encoding olfactory receptor 52A1-like → MPIANGTMFIPSVLTFIGIPGLETIQCWIGIPFCVMYIIALVGNSLLLIIIKSEPSLHEPMYFFLAMLGATDIVLSTSIVPKMLGIFWFHLPEIYFDACLFQMWLIHTFQGIESGVLLAMALDRYVAICYPLRHASIFTRQLVVHIGIGVTLRPAFLVIPCLLLIKCRLKLYRTKLISHTYCEHMALVKLATEDVSISKFYGLLGAFVVGGLDFLLITLSYVQIFITVFHLSQKEARLKAFNTCIPHICIFFQFYLLAFFSFFTHRSGSSIPSYVHIILSNLYLLVPPFLNPFVYGVKTKHIRDKAVKMLCSKDQA, encoded by the coding sequence ATGCCTATTGCAAATGGCACTATGTTCATACCCTCTGTGCTGACTTTCATTGGGATCCCTGGTCTGGAAACTATTCAGTGTTGGATTGGGATTCCATTCTGTGTTATGTACATCATTGCTTTGGTGGGAAATTCTCTGCTTTTGATCATCATCAAATCTGAACCCAGTCTCCATGAACCTATGTATTTCTTTCTGGCCATGTTGGGAGCCACAGACATTGTACTTAGCACCAGCATTGTCCCCAAGATGCTTGGAATTTTTTGGTTCCACTTGCCAGAGATCTATTTTGATGCTTGCCTCTTTCAGATGTGGCTTATCCACACATTTCAAGGTATTGAATCGGGAGTCCTTTTGGCTATGGCTCTGGACCGCTATGTAGCAATCTGTTATCCACTGAGGCATGCTAGCATATTCACTCGACAACTGGTCGTGCATATTGGAATTGGGGTGACCTTGCGGCCTGCCTTTTTGGTAATCCCATGCCTCTTGCTCATAAAGTGTCGTCTGAAACTTTACCGAACCAAGTTAATATCCCACACTTACTGTGAACACATGGCCCTTGTGAAGCTTGCCACTGAAGACGTTTCCATCAGTAAATTCTACGGTCTCCTTGGAGCTTTTGTTGTTGGTGGCCTGGACTTCCTTTTAATCACCCTCTCCTATGTACAAATATTTATCACTGTCTTTCACCTGTCCCAGAAAGAGGCACGTCTTAAGGCCTTTAATACATGTATTCCCCACATATGTATCTTCTTCCAATTCTatctccttgcctttttttcctttttcactcacAGATCTGGATCTTCTATTCCATCATATGTACATATCATCTTGTCTAACCTTTACCTACTGGTTCCACCTTTCCTCAATCCCTTTGTATATGGGGTGAAGACCAAACACATTCGAGATAAGGCAGTAAAGATGTTGTGTTCCAAAGACCAGGCATGA